The Rhabdothermincola sediminis region TAGCCGAAGACGGGATGCCTGATCCTCTGATCGAGCCGGCGTTCGTAGGCCGCCAACACCTTCCGCCGCCCCGTTGCGGTCAGGGACACTCCGCCAGCGCGTACGACGAAATCGGTCTTCCGAATCTCCCCGTTGTTGATGAGATTGATCGTCACACTCTCTGCGATCAGCGGTCTGAACTCCTCGGCGAGATCGAGGGCGAGCGCTGGCCGGCCGAAGCGTGGACGGTGGAAAAAGCCCAGGTACGGGTCGAACCCCACCGTGAAGAGGGTGACGGTCAGCTCCTTCACGAGAAGGCCGTACAGGTACGACAACAGGCAGTTGACCGGGTCCAGGGGCGGGCGCCGGTTCCGATTCGAGAAGGCGAACGGCGCGCCCACGGATGCGAGCTCGTCCCGAAGCATCGCTGCGAACGACCCGAAATACGTCCGGGCAGCCGCACCCTCCACCCCCAACAACCCACCGTAGGAGGTCGCCTTGGTCGCTTCTTCCGCAGCGGCGCGGAGCCGATCGATCGGAGACTGCGCGGTTTCATGGGGTGAGGGTGGCTGGTCTCGGTGGTGATGATCGTATGGCGGGGCAGGCGAGGATGCCTCGGGCTTCGAAGTTGGCGTGGTTGGTGAACCCGTACGCGACGCGGCGTA contains the following coding sequences:
- the cas1 gene encoding CRISPR-associated endonuclease Cas1; protein product: YAASRTGSPTTPTSKPEASSPAPPYDHHHRDQPPSPHETAQSPIDRLRAAAEEATKATSYGGLLGVEGAAARTYFGSFAAMLRDELASVGAPFAFSNRNRRPPLDPVNCLLSYLYGLLVKELTVTLFTVGFDPYLGFFHRPRFGRPALALDLAEEFRPLIAESVTINLINNGEIRKTDFVVRAGGVSLTATGRRKVLAAYERRLDQRIRHPVFGYKVSYRRVLEVQSRLLAAHLTGEVPEYTGFMTR